The Vigna unguiculata cultivar IT97K-499-35 chromosome 11, ASM411807v1, whole genome shotgun sequence genomic sequence taattacattattcAACTTTGTCCCAAATCAATCCCAAAGAGAAAATGGGTACAAAAGGAGGAGAACCTCATTGCATTGCCATTTGCTTCAGAGCATAGaaaccctctctctctctctctctcttctctctctctctcactcctCCAACCATTCTGAATGTGAACAAGGTAATTCAACTCTgcatcttctcttcttcttcttcttcttcttctttcaccaGAAACACACACTCAATCTCACCCCACACACCAAACTTTtacaagcattttttttttcaatttttttgagaGAAATTCAGGCCAAACAAACCTTGTTTTCTGTGGGATTCGAAGGTTGTCGCTGCGATTCTCGATGTAGTTCCCTTTAAGAATTTGTTGCTGAAGGCCGTGTTTGGTGGAGTGTAATGTGCTTTTTctttctgtgtttttttttgtgtgtgcaGTGGTTGTTGAAGGGTATAGTGTAGAGTGGTGTGTTCTATTCGTCTTGGAAGTGCAAAATGAATGACGGTAGACAAATGGGGTTGCATTATGTAGACGCAGGGTTTCCTTATGCTGTGAATGAAAACTTTGTGGATTTCTTTCAAGGATTCTCTCATGTGCCCGTCAATTATGCCTTTGCTGGTTCAATGCCTGATCaggtttttctttcttcttgttgttgttttttttttcttttaaattttgggCCAAATATGGCAAAATTCAGCTTTTGTACTTTTTTGTGGGTGAAGTTTTGTGGTTTGCTCGCGATCCTTGACATTGCGGTTAAATGTGGCTCAAATTGGTCGCAACACAGTTAGAGTCCCACAAAACTTGACCTTGTCGCCGAAACTGTGGTCACTGACCTGTTTTTTTAAGCCATGCATATCAGGAATAAAAACTTGTGATTCTGTTAAACTTCTGGgattaataatgtattatgttttTACAGGGACTAAAATCGAATTTCAAGGTGTTTTGGGGGACCATAAACGTGTGATACCCcttattcttgtttttatgTTGTTTCAGTGTTGCTGGATGATTTAATGGTTTTGGTGGCAGTGATTTAGAATCATGCTATCCATCCAGGGATTGCAAATGTGGGTTTTTGTTAGTGTTTATTGAGTTTTGTTCTAAATTGGATTTTACTGAAAATATGGGAGTAAAAGCAGAAATTTCAGTTCTTTTGCTGCTATCATTACTGCTGCTACTTAACAGTTAGATACATGATAGCATTCACTATGTTTGACATGAAAtcatggaattttttttttcgtttttaaaTAATGGGAGTTGGATGGTCAAGTACAAGAAATAATGTGAGAATGATgggtacttttttttttttgttgaattgcAAAGGGGATAGGTAATGCTGCATTTCCAAGTAGCTGTGTCGTATACATGCATGTCTCCCTTTTGACCCatttaaatactaaattttGAGTTGTTGTCATATGTGAATGTGTTGAACTTGCCGAAAATAtcctcttttgttttgttttattaactCATATTTTACTAAGATTCTGTTTTGGTTTGTGACCATAACTATGTAATCTTATGTTCTGTCCAGGAAAGTGTCTACTGGTCAATGAACATGAATCCCTATAAGTTTGGATTGTCTGGCCCTGGTAGTACATCTTACTATAGTTCTTATGAGGTAAATGGTCATTTGCCGAGAATGGAGATTGAAAGGGCTGAGTGGGAATACCCTTCGACAATTACTGCTGTGGAACCAGCTACAACAGATTCTCCGCCTAGAAGAGATGGAATCACTAGCATGCAGACCATCCCTGAAGAATGttagtgaaattttattttcttttactgtaAGCAAAGGCCTGTGGCCAAGTTGTTGGTTTCTGCAATTTGGTTGTTgtatttttatcacttttaggTCCATGCTATCATCAAAttagggggggggggggggggggggcgaGGTGTTGTAGAGGGGGGAGGGGTTGTCGGGTTGGGTGAAACTCATTATTGGAATTACTGTTATAAATTGCAGctattcagaaaaaaaaaattgaaaactttgtGGTAGCGTCTTCATTATTTGGATTTCTTTTGCAAATCATGCTAACCTTTTAAGTGAAGCTTATCATTTTTTTCGTCACTTCTGAGTTAAATTGAAaccgtttttcttttttcattactTAGGAAATCTATGTGAACTATAGTATGGTATATTAActgttttaaatttcttttgcaGGCAGTCCAAATCATCTTGAGTCCAACAGTAGTAGCCAGGTAGGAAGCTTTCTTATTAACCGAGCCACAATTTTAGACCTTACCTATTTGAATTTTGGTTTAATATTCAATCATTTGTACTGGTAGGAACACTGGGTCCCCTATGCTTGAAATTTGGGAGACATTATTTCAATGATAGTTTGGTGTACATGGCATACTTTAATGATAAATTGTGATCTATCTACTGCACACTTTTTTGG encodes the following:
- the LOC114168286 gene encoding E3 ubiquitin-protein ligase BIG BROTHER-like isoform X2, which gives rise to MNDGRQMGLHYVDAGFPYAVNENFVDFFQGFSHVPVNYAFAGSMPDQESVYWSMNMNPYKFGLSGPGSTSYYSSYEVNGHLPRMEIERAEWEYPSTITAVEPATTDSPPRRDGITSMQTIPEECSPNHLESNSSSQELLDLGEAVGTQNRGLSQELIDMLPTSKYKFGSLFKRKNSGKRCVICQMTYRRGDQQMKLPCSHVYHSECITKWLSINKKCPVCNTEVFGEESTH
- the LOC114168286 gene encoding E3 ubiquitin-protein ligase BIG BROTHER-like isoform X1 — protein: MNDGRQMGLHYVDAGFPYAVNENFVDFFQGFSHVPVNYAFAGSMPDQESVYWSMNMNPYKFGLSGPGSTSYYSSYEVNGHLPRMEIERAEWEYPSTITAVEPATTDSPPRRDGITSMQTIPEECSPNHLESNSSSQVIWQDNIDPDNMTYEELLDLGEAVGTQNRGLSQELIDMLPTSKYKFGSLFKRKNSGKRCVICQMTYRRGDQQMKLPCSHVYHSECITKWLSINKKCPVCNTEVFGEESTH